The genomic region tggagaagaggtgggaaaagTAAGATACTAAcgcattgttggcagagttgcAAATTGACccaacccttctggagagcaatttggaattgtgcgcAAAGGTCAGccaaactctgcataccctttcatacagaaataccactactagatctgcatcctgaagagatcataaaaaagggaaaaggacccacatatacaaaaatacttatagcagccatttttgtggtagtaaaatactggaaactgaggggatgtccatcaattgggaaatggccaaacaagctgcagtgtatgaatgtaatgggatattattgtgtaataagaaatgatgagcaggctgatttcagaaaaacctgcaaaagacttgcatgaactgatgcaaattgaaatgagaagaaccagaaaaacattgtacacagcatcagcaacattgtgtgatgatcaactatgaatgactcagttcttttcagcaacacaatgatccaagacaattacaatgactcaggaaggaaactgctatccacgtccagataaaaaactgaaggcagatcaaagatTATTCTTTCACTAACTTCATTCtttattgtgggtttttttttttcccgtttTGGACCCATGCTACTATAAGAAAGGTGCTGCTCCAAGACTTGCTCACTCTTGTGTTGATACGGAGCATTTTTCTGAAGCTGGGATTGGCCCAGTGTTGACTATGTAGGTGTGGTCTGTCTACTGAGTTCCCACCTGGCAAGTCTCTTCCCTGAACCCACCTTGATTGGCCTGGAAAAGGACTcacaatttccttcttttttgcaaAGTGGAACAAATCTGCTCATACCCTGATAGAATGGTCCAATTCTCATGGCTGGTCCcatgtcttctctcttctctcaaagaCTTTGCCTGAAGTTTTCAGAGGCCCAGGGACTCCCTTGTCCCCAGCCAGGCCTCTTAAACCATAGAACAGCATAAAAGCATTCAATTAGTGGGGAGCCAAGTACTTGCGTCAAGAGGGAGTAGTCTCCTGGGAGCCAGGAAGAATGGCAGGGATTGGAGAGTGAAGCAGCCCCTCTCTAGTGGATAACAGCAGGAAGTCAGAGCACCAGAACTGAGCACATGTTCATCAACTTCAGCCTGAAGCCTCCCTCCAGTCCTTTGCAGCAGGCCAGGGAAAACAACAGCATCCCATCCTGGAGCTTTTAGTCCTCCTAAGAGCGTAGCTTAACCTGGAAGTGCTCACAGCTGGCATGTTTCATGGTCAATCCATAGATTGGGGTCAAGTCCACCTTCACTCCAGAGGGGACACTGAACTCCACCTGATGCAGCAGGATGGCCAGGAAGAGGAAGACTTCCCACCGGCCAATAGTCTCCCCAATACACTTCCTTTTCCCCAGGCCAAACATAATCACCTGTTCACTCAGGGCCTTGTTGATGGTTCCATCTGCCCTGAGGAATCGCTCTGGCCGGAACACCGAAGGGTCCCCCCATATATTCCTGTCACAGGAGGAACAACAGAGGAGATGAAAGTTTGGGAGAGAAGGCAGGGGTCAGAGCCCTAGATCTCGACTGAGAGCTGGGGCTAGGGCAATGTAAGTAGCATGTGAGTGGGTACCCTGCCCTGTAAGCCCTTTCCCCAGGGGACTGGCCCAGTCTAGACCTCAAGCCCAAGGCCTAGCCAGCTAAGGATGGCCCAGAAGGCTTTGCACTTAGGAGGTCCCTAGCTTTCCACCTGGCTGACAATCATCATTAGACACACCCAAAGCTCTCCCCCAAGACCCCTGTTGGGTCCCCAGGGTTGACTTACTGGTCATGGTTAATTTGCCATTGGTTCACAAAGACACATCGTCCCTTGGGAATGTAGAAATTGTTCAAGGTCGTGGCTCTGGTTGTGCTGAGTGGGACAAGAAACCTCTGTCAGGCTCAGAAGGAATTGGGGGGGATGGGTGTATCCCCCATGGTTCCCTGCTTTCTCTCTTTGCAGACACCCCTGGCTGCCACTACCTCTGTTCTCTTCCTTCAGCAATGACTGGGGGAACAGAGATCATGAGAGACTGACAAACACTTCCCTGACCTCCCTCATTCTGTCCCAGAGATATTTGGACTTGTGGATGGGGAATGATTCTCCTCTCCATAATCTCCCTCTTCCCACAATGGCCTCATTCTGTCTTGTTCCTGGTGACTTCTGGGTACTAAGTAGATCGTGAAGCTTAGGTGTGGATACCCCATCCTCTTGCTTACAAGGTCTCACCTGTGGGGGATggtaaaggggaggaaggaagagtgcCTGAAGGTTTCCAGGATGAAGGCCTCCATGTAGGGGAGCTGAGGTTTGTCTGAGAGCTGGGGCCACCGCTCTCTGCCAATCACCGTGTCTGCAGGACAAAGGCGAGTCAAAGGGAGCAGGCTCAAAGCCAGCCCTGCCTTTGGGTCCTAAGGGGCTCCCCACTGCCCACCCCAGCCCTGCAAAGAGTCAAGGAAGGTCTCACAACTCACTCCACTTACCCAGCTCCTCCTGGATCTTCTTCTGGATCTCAGGCTTTGCCACAAGGTACATGAGACTCCAGGAAATGGCCGTGGTGATGGTGTCAAAGCCTGGACAGGACAGAACAGCAGCAATAATTAGAGCCACCATCTGTAGAGCTTTCAGGTTTTACACGTATTATCTCATTGTGCCTTAGACAACCTTATGAgggaggtgctactattatccccatttcacagattagaGATTAGATGATTAAGCGCCTAAGaaaaggtttgaactcagatgtctcctgaccccaagtccgGTGCTCCAGACACCCAGTTCTATGAATCTTCCAAATGTTCTCACCAGTGTTAGGCCCTTAGGTCGTTACTATGCTCCTGTGACATAGGAGAGTAGtgattactatttccattttatagatgagaaaatcgaGTCCCAcagaggctaagggacttgcctTGGGTCGCTCCAGTATGTCACTGGTAGAGCTGGGCCTAGAGCCCAGGCAGTCTAtgctttttttaatgtgtaaaagGGCCTCTGTGACATGTGCCAGGAGAAGCCAGCCATCTTTAGATCCTAGCCATTTCTTTTGGGTTGAACAGATCTTTGAACAGTGCCAACGGGTAAGATCTCAACAAGACTTTTTGGGGAAAATTTTACTCCATGATCTCTGAGGGACAAAACTACCCCAGGGATTTTACTAGGGAAGAACTGTCCCTAAATAAGGGTGTCTTGATGGGTATAGGAATTTCCTGAATCTGAGATGAAGATGGCTGGTTTTCCCCTGAATTCAGATGGGGCAGGCTTGAAAATAGGCAGGAAGGTCCTAGGGGCCCTGGGAAAGACCAGCCTTATCCATAGACAGAGTGGGCTGCCAATGTAATGAGCTTTGAAGGATACCAGAAAGACCTGCTTTATCCCTGAAATATCTCCATCCCTGgcctaccatagtgcctggcattcCACCATTAGGGCTTTACTCCTCCGGGTTAAATGCAAGTACATACTTCTGGGAGGGGGTAACAAGTCAAGCATTTATCAGACATGAGCATCTTTGGGTGCCTAAGTCTACCCGATATTTTCTAGGAAAGATGCAAAATACACGTATGTTTTGGTAGAGATGAGGGTAGAAAGAGGTATGGGAGAAAGGAATCATGGGTAGCTGTGGAGGGCAGTGCCTGGCTCTAGaatgctggaaggaaccttaggggaGAAGAGGGACCAAAGGAAATCCTGGTCAGCCTCCTTGGAGGGTGGGATGGAAGGCAGCTCTTACCTGCTCCAAAGATATCCAGGACAGTGTTCACAGTCTTCTTTTCTGACAGCAGGACATTAGCATTCTCATCCAACTGGTTTTCCTGGCAATGTTCAATTAGGCTGTCTGTGATGTCCCGGATGCAGCCCTGGAGGGGCAAGGCTAGAGGGTTAGGGCAAAAAGGATGCCAAGCACCAAACTGCAGCTCTCCTCATCCTCTTCAAACCCCATTTCTTCCCATCTCTGCACCTTTTCTCAAGCTATCCTCCTTCCCTGGAATGGCTGGGCCTTTCCTAGCTAAATCCTACCCATCCTGCCAGATCCAAGGATATGCCTACTTCTTCTAGGAAACTTTCTCTGATCTCTCTGAGCATTCAGTAGTCTTGCCCTTTTCTAAACTCTTCTAGGACCCACTCATATGGCTCTTCCTATATAAAaatatctgattttttaaaaagaggcaatCCGGattgagagacttgcccagggtcacacagcttattaagtgtctgaggccaccttTGAGCTTAGGTCCTTCTTCTCTGCAACCAGACTGTAAGCTCTTACATAGCAAGGACTGAGGCTCCCACCTCCCAAATTCCCCCAAGGTGCCTGAATATCGAACATactcaatagacatttattgtcTGCTTGGCTCAGCTGGCTGACCCAACCCTCAGGCTcccaatgaaagaagaaaggccAATAAGAGAGGCAGCCTAATTACTGCTCCTTGGTAATGCTAGTCAGGTGCTCAGGACTTGAAATAGGGAAGGCTACTTCCCTAGTACTGTTCTCTCCCATAGGGGAGAAGATCAACACTTCTTGGGTTGAATCAGAGGACTGGAAGTAGAGATATAAGGTAAGTAAGAGAGGTGCCTTGATAGAGTGAAAAGATGCCTTTTCCCTGAAGTCCTGAAAAGTCAAAAGCCCTGGGACTAAGCCCCAGATCTGCCTTGGATTTTCTGTGTGGCTTTGAGTAAGTCaacttccctctctgggcttcagtctgTTTCTCTGGGAAGGGGGAACATTGGACCAGTTGATCTCTGAGCTATCTTCTAGCCCAGACATTGTATGAATAGGTCACAGAAAACTTTAGTGGGCAGAAGCATCACTGTTGAAATGTGTTTATACTCTACAGCTTCCGTGGAGACACTGTGCATGCTGAAATTTCTTTGATATACTACTATATCCTTGGAAAGTCAGGAAAGCTTGGTGAGATTAGCAGACCATGTGAAAGTACAGCACCTTGGTGGATGGATTGTAAACCtctggagggcaggaaccataCCTATTCTAGGGCCACACCTTTAGATGCTGCTAGAGGGCTAGCAAACAAGATTcctacatcacacacacacacacacacacacacgcgcgcgcacgcacatTCATGCACATATGAATACTTCAACACCCATAGAAACACTTCCGAGGAGAATGAATCCTTGGTGGAGGTCATGCATCTGGCCTTGGGCAGAAGCTCAGCTCTGGAAACCCTGACCTGACTCTCCTGCTGGCCCTCCTACTACAGCAGTACAGCATTAAAGATAAAAACGGACAGAAAGCAATTCAAGCTCTGCCTTTGGATCAGCTCTCACTTTCTAGATTTCTGCCACATAGATGCTAACTCTGACTTTCTAGAATTCTTCAAACAGCTAGGTgctgtaatggatagagtgtctgacttagattcagaaagacttgaattcaaattctcttCAGACCcttcttagctctgtgaccccccAAGCAAATTATATAACTTCTCTCAGctaaagttttctcatctgtaaaatggggttaatagtaATGTCTATCTCCCAGGGATGTTGAGAGGACCaagggagataatatatgtaaccAACCCTAAAGCCCTATCTAAATTCTAGCTGCTATAGACTCTGGAGCCTTCTTGCTCAGACCTATGCTGCCTCATTGACCTGCCCCCTGACTTCTTTCTGGCCTGTACCTATTGTATACATGTTAATTCTCCTAGCCCAGTTTGCCTCTCAGGTGCTCTACTGCTTCCTTACTgccaccctctcctcctccacctcctctttcttcctataCACACTTAGTAAGACCCCTTATTCCTCGTTCCTCCCAGCTAGGCTTGAAGTAAACACAGCTCCCCTTCATTACCTTTTCAAACCTCTTGTAATGTTCTTTCACCAACTTTTGAGTAAAGTTGGCGGCTTTCTCGTTCAGGTCCCTGAAGGCTGCCATCTTGCTACTGGGCAGGTATCGCAGCACAGGAATGAAATCAGCTGGATTCCCAGAGGCAATAACATCACCAAATTTAGCATTCAAAGTGACGATACTAAGTAGTTCTTGATGTTCATGGTCATAGCGCTTTCCAAAGCAAATGGCACAGATGACATTGGCCACGGACATCACCAGGTACCTGAAGGGGTCAAAGTGCCCCTTCTGCTCCAGGAACTTCTGGATCAAGCATTCAGCCTCCTTCTTCACATGCTCCTCCAGGtagcaggaggaagaggatggggaggcAGATAGGGAGAAGGTCTTCAGAGCATTCTGGGCCAGCTTCCTTCGAGCTGCCCATGCTTCCCCTGAATCAGGACTAAAAGTAAAGGAGTCACCATCTGAGATTAAGGAGAAGCTGTAGAAGTCAGGTCGGCCCTTGAAGTCATCCCCCTGCTTCACCAGAGCTTGTCTGATGGTTTCCAGGCCACTCAACACGAGCACTGGGGTGGAGCCGATCTGAATCTGCATCACATCCCCATACTTCTCCCTCAGCTGGGCCAGGGCCAGATGGGGATTCTTCCCCAGAGTCAATATGTTGCCAATCAGAGGCCAAGCCCAGGGTCCGGGTGGGTTTTTGAGTCCCTTGGGGACCCTTTGAGGGTAAGATTTAATGACCCAGAAGACCAGGCAGAAGACCACAAAGGCCACAAGGAGCTCGGTGACAGTGAAGGTTTCGAGGAATGCCAACATGGAAAACACACTTGTCATGATTTTTGGTAGTTAGCAAAAATTGTAGCTGTTGACACAAAGGCAAGAGGAAACACCAATAAGACCATGGGAATGGGAAACTGGAGAAGGGCTCCAGAGGTATCTAATGGTCCTATGAGCTCAACAAGGAG from Trichosurus vulpecula isolate mTriVul1 chromosome 8, mTriVul1.pri, whole genome shotgun sequence harbors:
- the LOC118828075 gene encoding cytochrome P450 1A1-like — encoded protein: MTSVFSMLAFLETFTVTELLVAFVVFCLVFWVIKSYPQRVPKGLKNPPGPWAWPLIGNILTLGKNPHLALAQLREKYGDVMQIQIGSTPVLVLSGLETIRQALVKQGDDFKGRPDFYSFSLISDGDSFTFSPDSGEAWAARRKLAQNALKTFSLSASPSSSSCYLEEHVKKEAECLIQKFLEQKGHFDPFRYLVMSVANVICAICFGKRYDHEHQELLSIVTLNAKFGDVIASGNPADFIPVLRYLPSSKMAAFRDLNEKAANFTQKLVKEHYKRFEKGCIRDITDSLIEHCQENQLDENANVLLSEKKTVNTVLDIFGAGFDTITTAISWSLMYLVAKPEIQKKIQEELDTVIGRERWPQLSDKPQLPYMEAFILETFRHSSFLPFTIPHSTTRATTLNNFYIPKGRCVFVNQWQINHDQNIWGDPSVFRPERFLRADGTINKALSEQVIMFGLGKRKCIGETIGRWEVFLFLAILLHQVEFSVPSGVKVDLTPIYGLTMKHASCEHFQVKLRS